The genomic DNA ATTACAGCAGCTTGTCGGAAGAAGCCAAGTGCCATGTCCTGCTCAAGGAATTGGAGGAAGATCCACGGATTCTTTCGGCTACCCATGCGCCTAAGTCTGAACAGCTCCAAAAAGAGTTGGCCATCTTTGCCACCGCGCGTGAGCTAAAGGATAAGCTGGGAGAAGAGGTCATCAAACAACACATCATTTCTCACTCAGAAAGCGTGTCAGACCTGCTAGAATTAGCTGTGCTTCTCAAGGAAGTTGGTCTGGTAGATAGCAAGAAGGCGCGTGTGCAGATCGTTCCTCTCTTTGAAACCATCGAAGATTTGGACAACGCCTCAGACACCATGCGCCAGTACCTTCAGCTTCCGCTTGCTCGCAATTGGATTACCGGCAATAACAATTATCAGGAAATCATGCTGGGCTATTCTGATTCCAATAAGGATGGCGGTTATCTGTCCTCAGGTTGGACTCTCTATAAAGCTCAGAATGAACTGACCAAAATTGGTGAAGAAAACGGTGTAAAAATCACCTTCTTCCACGGTCGTGGCGGAACAGTTGGTCGCGGTGGCGGCCCATCTTATGAAGCCATTACTTCCCAGCCTTTTGGCACCATCAAAGACCGTATTCGTTTGACTGAACAGGGTGAAGTGATTGGAAATAAATACGGGAACAAGGATGCCGCCTACTACAACTTAGAAATGCTGATGTCGGCAACCTTGGATCGCATGGTAACACAGATGATTGCAGATCCAAATCAAATTGATGGCTACCGCGAAGTGATGAATGACATCGTGGATGATAGCTACCACATTTACCGCGATTTGGTATTTAATAACCCGCATTTCTATGATTACTTCTTTGCAGCGAGTCCGATTCGAGAAGTATCCAGCTTCAACATCGGTTCTCGGCCAGCTGCTCGTAAGACGATTACAGAAATTGGTGGTCTTCGCGCCATACCATGGGTATTTTCTTGGTCACAAAACCGCGTGATGCTTCCGGGTTGGTATGGAGTAGGTTCTAGTTTTAAACGCTATATCGATAAAGACCCAGCCAACCTTGCCCAGCTGCAACACATGTATGAACAGTGGCCTTTCTTCCGTTCGCTATTGTCGAATGTGGATATGGTGCTTTCAAAATCCAATATGAATATCGCCTTTGAATATGCAAAAATGTGTGAAGACGAAGAAGTTCGCCATGTTTTCAACATCATCTTGGACGAGTGGCAATTGACCAAGAATATCATTTTGGAGATTGAGAAACATGATGAACTCTTGGCAGAGCTTCCTTCTCTCAAGGCCAGCTTAGATTATCGAATGCCTTACTTCAACCTTCTCAATTATATCCAGATTGAGCTGATCAACCGCTTGCGACGCGGTGAGTTGAGTAAAGAACAGGAAAATCTCATTCACATCACCATCAACGGTATAGCAACCGGTCTGCGTAATTCCGGTTAAGAAAATGGTCCTTGGGGCCATTTTTTTCATCTTTAAAAAAAGCAAAAACATGATATGCTAGATTGAGAGAACGAACTCACTAAACACCAGAGCTTGCCCAGCTAACGATTGGAAGCAAGGAGGAGAGAGGTCTCGGGGCTTCCATTTTAGACAGTAAGTTTATGTAACCAATTACCACTTTATTCGTTATATCAGTGAAAGGAGGGGAGAACAATCAAGTTAGATGAATATGAAAAAGAAGTCATGGCTATCTCCCAGGAGATTTCCTACTATCTGCAAAAATCAGGCGCCAATCGTGCAGACAGTGACGATATTGCTCAGGATGTCTTGGTCAAAATTCTTGAAGCTGATATTGTCCTTCCTCTCCCGAAACTGAGAGCCTGGCTTTATCGCTCGGCCATCCGAGCCTATATCGATAAATATCGACGGGACAAGCGCTACCACCAAATTCTGCAAAAGGAATTCTTTAAAGAAGAAGGCATTGTTCCATTTGACCATGAGGACTATGCAGATCTTTATCAAGCGGTGGAGGAGCTGCCTGCCAAGTATCAGGCAGTGATTGATTGCTACTATTTTCAGGATATGTCTATCAAGGAAATTGCCCAGATTTTGGGGAGCAGCCAGAGTGCAGTCAAAATCAATCTTTATCGAGGCCGAAAAAAATTAGCTAGTCTATTAAAAGAAAAGGGGTACGAATATGAAAACATTTGAAGTGGTAACCAAGAGAAGCAAGCGAAAGAGCCTTCTCAAAGCTGTTCTTTTATCGGTGACAGGGAGTCTGATAATTCTTTCAAGCGGTTATTGGATTTTAAACAAGATAACTTCTGACAATGCTTGGGAAATTCAGCGTTTTCATGAATTGAAAAACGCGATCAGCTATCCTAACATTGAAAGCATCAACTGGTCTTTTATTCCCACTTCGTCTTTTACGGGAGTCTATCGTTCTGATCAGGTGAAGGATCTTGCGGGGATTAGTCTTCCTTTCGAGGACTATGAGAGTTACTACGGCCTGCGTTCGGGGCTATACAAGGGAAGCCAGGCTGACAATATTTACGGGTCAGAAGACGGTACAGCCCAGTACACACATGGTTCAAGTTTTAAGGTTCCCGTATTTTTCAACACAAAATTTAACTACTCACAGGATGGTTCTTTGCTGCCCACTCAGGACATTCAGCTGCTTTCACAGAAGTCAAATCAAGCCGTAGAAGTAGCTGTGACTTTTGACAAGTCCTATAACTTTGAAGAAATCGAAGCCTTGATACCGGATAAGCTTAAAATCAACTGGTACTGGATTGGAACAGAAAGCCAATACGATACAAAAGAACTCCCCTTAGATGCTCAAATCGGTTTTTCACCAGTCAAAAACCAAATTGAAAGCTATGAGGAAGCGCAAAAAAACCGACAGGCACTGGCTGAAGAAGCGAAAAAAGAATTATCTGACGAAGAGATTCAACAAAAGCAGGAGAAAATCAAAGAGGAAGTAGCAGCTTTGACTGCACAGGAAAATTTCTCTAACAATTTTAGCTTCTTCCAAGTGAACCTCCAAACTGCCCTAGACAAGGGATGGGCGGGTTATACTGTTAACAACGGAGAGTTTGATCTCGAAACAGACATCAAAACTTACCTAGCAGCCAATAAGGATGGCCAGTCTGCTAAGTTTGCCGGTGTAATCCTAACAGGTCGGACAGAAGATTTTGCCGGCCTTGAAGGAGCGGATTGGATTTTTGGTTCAAATATTGGTCAAACCTTGGAACTTCAGCCCTACCATCACCTAAACCCATAATAGCAGAAGCAGCCCCAGCGAGGCTGCTTCTTTTTAATCAGTTTACGAAAACGTTTGCATTATTTATTTGCTTGTGCTAGACTAGAGGTGTTTCAAACAGAAAGAAGGAATCTAGCATGACTATCTCTATCACAGCCCTTTACCACCGGCCCGATACAGAGTACGGCTACCTCTATGATGAAGAAAAGGTCCATCTCCGTCTGAAGACGAAAAAAGATGAAGTAACAACCGTTCTTGTACACCATGGCGACCCCTTTATTTTTTACCAATCCTCTTACCAATACCAGACTGCCATGAAGAAAATTGGAGCAGACTACTGGTTTGACTATTGGCAGGTTGAAGTAGTGGCCGATTACAACCGGCTTCAGTATCTCTTTGACATCCAGTCAAGTGATGGCGACCGCATCTTATTTGGTGACCGTGGGGCCCTACCTTATTCGGAAGAAAATCTTTCCTTTTATATGAACGGCTTTAAACTCCCTTATCTTCATCAAGCAGATTGTTGCAAAACACCAAGCTGGGTTGCAGAAACAATTTGGTACCAAATTTTTCCAGAACGTTTTGCCAAAGGGCCTCTAAACTCTTCTCCTCAGGACTGTTTGGCATGGGATCCAAATCGTAAACCGGGGCATCGTGATTTCTTCGGTGGCAATCTTCAAGGGGTCTTGGACAAGTTGGATTATTTGCAGGAACTAGGAATTACAGGTCTTTATTTTTGTCCGATTTTTGAGGCTCCTAGCAACCACAAATATGATACGACGGACTATTTTTCAATTGACCCGTACTTCGGGGATAAGAAACTCTTTAAGCAACTGGTTCAAGAAGCTCATAAACGAGGCATGAAAGTGATGTTGGATGCGGTGTTCAATCACATCGGCAGCCTTTCTCCCCAGTGGCAGGACGTATTGGAAAAGGGTGAAGCCTCACCCTACAAAGATTGGTTTCACATTAAAAAATTCCCTCTAGTAGAAGAGGTAGGAAAAGACAAAATACTCAACTACCATACCTTTGCTTTTCAAGGGAAAATGCCCAAACTCAATACCAGTCATCCAGAGGTTAAGGCGTATTTACTTGAGGTAGCTACCTATTGGATTCAGGAATGTGATATTGACGGCTGGCGACTTGATGTGGCCAACGAAATCGACCATGGTTTTTGGAAAGATTTTCAGAAGGCGGTTCTTGCCATCAAACCAGACTTGTATATTCTAGGGGAAATTTGGCACTCTGCCCATGCTTGGTTGGGTGGCGACGAGTTTCATGCGGTGATGAATTACCCGCTTTCACAATCAATCAAGGACTATTTCCTAACGAAGAGATTATCAGCCTTAACCTTTCAATCTCATATTTACAGTCAGCTGCTGACCTACCGCAGGCAAACAACAGAAGTCCTGTTTAATCTTTTGGACTCTCATGATACAGAGCGGATTCTGACGACTGCCAAAGGCGATAAGGATGCAGTCAAAGCTGCCTTAACCTTCCTCTTTTTACAGTTAGGTACCCCGTGTATTTACTATGGAACCGAAGTGGGCATGCTTGGAGGGGAAGACCCCGATTGCAGACGGGTCATGCCTTGGGAAACAGACCAGCAGGATCAAGAACTCCTGACCTTCATGAAGCAACTGATAAAACTTCGTAAAAAACAGCAAGACAGTATCCAGAAGGGGGAGTTCAGACTAGATGTCCTAGAGGCAGGTGTCGTCTTGCTGAGCTATCACTACCATGGCCGTAGACTAGAAGCTTATTTCAATCAAACCAATCAGATCTTTTTCCTAGAAAAAGCGGAGCAAGTCCTCCTCAGTAATTTGTGTCAACTAGATAAGGAAAGACTCAGTTTGCTGCCTCAAGGAATAGTAGTGGTGAGCCGAGAAGAAACGTATCGTTCAGCTAGTTAAAGAGATGGACTTTTTTGAGGCGGATGCTCCTGCTTTTAATCCATGCTGTTTGCGGCTAGATATGGATTAAATCAGAAAAAAGATAGAAAATGCTTGCATTTCTGCTACAATTTGATAGAATAGTAAGGTAAAGTTAGACCGTATTGCCTACTGTCTATCTATAAAATATATTTTATTGGAGGCTTTTACCAAAATGGCAAAAGAAAAATACGATCGTAGTAAACCACACGTTAACATTGGTACCATTGGACACGTTGACCACGGTAAAACTACTTTGACTGCAGCTATCACAACTGTATTGGCACGTCGCTTGCCTTCATCAGTTAACCAACCTAAAGACTATGCGTCTATCGATGCTGCTCCAGAAGAACGTGAGCGCGGTATCACTATCAACACTGCACACGTTGAGTACGAAACTGAAAAACGTCACTATGCCCACATCGACGCTCCAGGACACGCGGACTACGTTAAAAACATGATCACTGGTGCTGCACAGATGGACGGTGCGATCCTTGTAGTAGCTTCTACTGACGGTCCAATGCCACAAACTCGTGAGCACATCCTTCTTTCTCGTCAGGTTGGTGTTAAACACCTTATCGTCTTCATGAACAAAGTTGACTTGGTTGACGATGAAGAATTGCTTGAGTTGGTTGAAATGGAAATCCGTGACCTCTTGTCAGAATACGACTTCCCAGGTGACGATCTTCCAGTTATCCAAGGTTCAGCTCTTAAAGCTCTTGAAGGTGACTCAGCATACGAAGACATCATCATGGAATTGATGAACACTGTTGATGAGTACATTCCAGAACCAGAACGCGACACTGACAAGCCATTGCTTCTTCCAGTCGAGGACGTATTCTCAATCACTGGTCGTGGTACTGTTGCTTCAGGTCGTATCGACCGTGGTACTGTTCGTGTCAACGACGAAATCGAAATCGTTGGTATCAAGGAAGAAACTTCTAAAGCAGTTGTAACTGGTGTTGAAATGTTCCGTAAGCAATTGGACGAAGGTCTTGCTGGCGATAACGTTGGTGTGCTTCTTCGTGGTGTTCAACGTGACGAAATCGAACGTGGTCAAGTTATTGCTAAACCAGGTTCAATCAACCCACACACTAAATTCAAAGGTGAAGTTTACATCCTTACTAAAGAAGAAGGTGGACGTCACACTCCATTCTTCGACAACTACCGTCCACAGTTCTACTTCCGTACAACTGACGTAACTGGTTCAATCAAATTGCCAGAAGGTACTGAAATGGTAATGCCTGGTGATAACGTAACTATCGACGTTGAATTGATCCACCCAATCGCCGTTGAACAAGGTACTACTTTCTCTATCCGTGAAGGTGGACGTACTGTTGGTTCAGGTATGGTTACATCAATCGAAGCTTAATTCGATTAAGTTCCCAGAAATAACAATTTAAGTCAGACAACTTAAATGAGACTCACTGTCGCGAGGCGGTGAGTCTTTTGTGATTCCAATAGCCTAGCAGAATTGGATTGTAAAGTAGAAATCCCCAGAACTTCTGTTCTAGGGATTCTTGTCTTTTCTACAATTTTTCAGGTCCATTGATAAAAGAGCGAACTACGGTGCCGCAATTTTTGCAGATGTCATGGTAAAGGGTTTGGCCGTTGAAGGCCATTTTTTTATCCGCAGGAGTTACGCTAGAATAGCCGTGTGGCTGTTTACATAGGATGGTGTCGGAAGCTCCGCAATAGGAGCAAGTCATGGATTTAGTCATTTTCTGCCTCCTTTTTGAGTTGAAAGAGTTCTTCGACATGGCAATCAAAAATTTCCGCAATTTTTAAGGCCATCTCGAGAGAAGGATTGTAGCGATTGTTTTCCAAATGAACAATGGTTTCCCGACGGACACCGACCAGTTGGGCCAGTTCCTGTTGGCTGATTTTCCTTGCTTTTCGGTATTCTTTGAGATTGGTGATGATATTGGCCATCTTAACCACCTCTCTTTTCAAAGAAGAAAAAGGCGAAGTCAAAGGCGAGAATTATGGCGGCGCTGAAAATCAGAATCATGCCAGCTTGGAGTGTGAAGGGCTGGAAGAAGGTGATGATAGTCAGAATCATCAGGCTAAGAAGGACAAGGCACAGGGTTAGGCAAGCGGCCTTGGCCAGATTGGTATAGAAGCGATCGTCTGGTTTCTCGTCCACTTTTTTAAAAGAAAAGTAGAGGAAGAAAGCCAGCAACAAGAAGAGTCCAAATCCTAGGAAGCCATCCTTAATCCAGCTGGGATTTGTAGCGGGAGTGATGACCCAAATACCTTTACCATAGATTGCCATGGCAGCTAAGAGTGTCACCGTATAGAGTTTTTCTGTCAAACCAAAATAGAATGTTTCTGGGTCTGGCTTGGGAAGTTTGGAGAAGAAGAGGAAGAGAAGAAGCAGGTAGATAAGAAAACCTGCAAAGATGCTGTTTTTTATCCAAGTAGGATCAGAAGCAGGGGTCAGAAACCAGATAGCCCCAGTTAGGATGAGGGAGGCTAGAAGCCAAGCGTATTTTTTAAGCATGAGAATCATCCTTTATTATTTTTTTGAGCTAGTTTCAATTCGTCATTTTTAAAATGTTATTTATTTCTAACTCTTTCTGTTATAAATATATCACACTAAGAAAGTGCTGTCAAGTAAAATGTTAATTTTTTATAACATTTTAGAGAACAGTATTTTGTTCAATATTTGATAAATCTAGTGTTGAACAGGCATTTCTGAACCAGACAGCAAAGAAAGGATTAGCAGTAGAAAATCGTCCTTCATTACTCATCGTGAGATGTTTGCTGATTTTAAATAGAACCAACTAAATTCAATTTTTTATGAGCAGAAGAAAATAAGGAAAAACCGAACAGAAGCACATATATAATTGATTTATTCTTTATATTTGGTATAATCAGGATGATAAAAAATATAAGGAGGAGCTTATGTTTAAAAGAAAAAGAAAGCGCTTTAAACGCAAAGCTAGGCAAAAGGCTAAATTGGCAAGATTTGCAGTAGCAGGACTTGCTAGCGTCACCATTGGTGCGGTCGGTATGTGTGATTCTGTATCGATCTATGCCGATACGGAATCTGTAACTGCACTACCAGTTGTCACAACTGCTGATATCAGTCAGCCTGTAACAGAAGAAGTGACAGCAAATACTTCTGTAACTTCAGAAGAAGCTCCGGCTAGTACGACGTTGTCAAATGAACCTGTAACGACTCCAACAAGTACTGAGAGTTCGGAAGAATCAGAGGTTCAACTAACAACCGAAACCAGCTCTGTGCAGACAATTGGCGAGTCAACTACGACAACGACCGTTGGAACAACCTTATCAACGACAGGTGATAAGGGTGTAGAAGAACCCCGAGTTAAAGACGTATCGGAAACCACGACGGCCGAGCAGGCTGAATCAGCAGAAAAAACAAAAACGAAAGATTCTAAAGAGCTTGTAAAAGAACCCAAAACAACTCAAACAGACAAGAATGGTTTGAAGGAGCTTTTAGTAACAACTGAGGAAAAAGATGGTACAGTTCTTATACCAGAGTCAGATTCAACTACGTTATTAAGTGCAGGAACTCCTTCAATTGGCCTTCGTGGAGATTATAGATATTCTGGTTGTGTCCAATGGGTAAAGGATCGTTCGCGAACCTTGCTAGGAATTGTATTGCCTAACACTGGGTATAATAAATACGGACTTCCGGGAGCATCAGCTTATTGGACAGTATTGCCAAGGTACGGCTATCAAACTGGATCAGAACCAGCTAAGAATGCCGTTGCTGTGTGGGAGCATAACCCAGTTGCGGTATATGGTTCTAATAACTATGGGCATGTTGCCTTTGTTGAGGATGTAAATGGTGATCATGTAACGATTTCTCAAGGGGGAGTGCCGGGGAACTGGGGAGGACATCTAGGAGTTTCCAATAAGGGTTACAGCAAGTCACAAGTTGCAGGAATTGCAGGTAAATTTCTCGGTTATGTATATTTAAGAGAAAAACCAGCTCCCCCACCACCTCCGGCCGTTAACCGTTACAACGGTGAACAGTTGGCTGCACAGGTTGGGCGATCTGTTTCGGATGGTGATTACCACATAGTTTCAACAGCTGATCAAAATTTGGGTGTGGATGTTCAAGGTGCGAATCCTGCAAATGGAACGAATGTTTGGCTCTGGGATAGTGTCACCTCTCCACATCAGATAATAACAGTTAAGCACCTGGGTGGAGGAAGCTATACGCTTGTTCATAAAGCCACAGGAAACTCCATGGATGCAACTTCAGCAGAGCCAGGTGCGAATGTCAATGCCTACGCCCTGCATGGTGCCGTTAACCAGCAATGGATTTTGAAACCAAATGGTGATTCTTTTGAAATTGTCAACCGTCACAGTGGCTTGGTTCTAGATATTGCAGGCGGAAAAATTGCTCAGGGAACAAATATTCAACTATGGGAAGCAAACAATAGCATTGCGCAAAAATTTAAATTTGTTTCGGTAGATACCGATGCGAAACGGACGATTGCAGATGGCACCTACCACATCATCAGCAAGTTCAATGAGCAAATGGGCTTGAATGAAGCAGGTGGTGGAACAGAGAATTATTCAAATGCCCAAATCAATTCTAATCTGCTAGATAGCAAACAGAAATTTGACGTGAAGTATTTGGGAAATGGATACTATACTATCATTTCAAAAACCACAGGAAGACAGTTGGATGCATTTGGGAACAGCAGTCACAATGGTAGCAATGTAGTCTTTCATAATGCCAATAACAGTGAAGCCCAACAGTGGATTATCAAAGATGCTGGAGGCGGCTTCTTCGAGATTATCTCTAAGAAGAAAAATATGGCTTTGGATACAGATGGTTCTGCAGGGGTTGCCAAAGAAGGAGGCAATGTGCAGTTATATATCAGACACAAGGGCCCGAATCAACTTTGGCGATTTGCACCGGAACCTCAGTCTATCAAACTGAGTGCGACCGAAGAAACCATGTTGGTCGGTTCAAAGAGAAAAGTGACAGCCACAGTATCTCCTTCAAATGCTAGCAGCTTGGCAGTTAGCTGGAAATCAACGAACCCTTCTATTGTCACGGTGAACAATGGAGAACTCACAGCTGTTAGTGCTGGGCAGGCTGATATTATCGTAACAACCTTGGCAGGGGATAAGATTGCCGTTTTGCGCGTGACAGTAAATAAAAAGATTACGCCAGGCTGGAGAACAGATGCCAAGGGCAGTCGTTACCAGTATGCTGATGGTAGGTACCATACAAATGGTATCAAGCAAATCGATGGCAAATGGTACTTTTTCAATGCCTCAGGTTATATGTCCACTGGTTGGCAAAAAGTAGAAAACACTCACTATTATTTCAAATCTTCAGGTGCAATGGCCGCTAACGAATGGATAGACCATACCTACTATGTTGACATCAGCGGCAAGTGGATTCCATCTAAGAAGCTGGCTACACCAGGCTGGAAGAAAGATTCTAAAGGATATTGGTATCAATATGCTGATGCAACCTATCATAAGAATGGTATGAAGCAGATCGGCGGCAAATGGTATTACTTCAATAGTGCAGGCTATATGTCCACTGGTTGGCAAAAAGTGGAAGGTAGGCATTATTACTTCAAATCTTCAGGAGCAATGGCTGCTAATGAGTGGATAGACCATACCTACTATGTTGACATCAGCGGTAAATGGATTCCATCTAAGAAATTAGCAAGCCCAGGCTGGAAAAAAGATGCCAAGGGTTACTGGTACCAACATGCAGATGCGACTTATCCTAAAAATGCTTGGAGACTCATTGACAAAAAATGGTATTATTTTGATGGTTCGGGTTACATGGTTACAGGGTGGAGAAATATTAAGAATAAGTGGTATTATTTCTACCCATCAGGTCATATGGCTAGAAATACCTACATAAATAAATACTATGTTAACAACGAGGGGGTTTGGATTGTTGCAAAATAAGAAACCTCCATGTAAGGTCATTGCTGATAAAAAGTGACCTAAGTTCACCTCTGATAAACCTCAAGCCAGTCCCAGAGACTTTTATCAGTATTTCTTATAATTGGCTTTAATTATAAATGAAACTATGATATAATGGAATTTGTAAAATAAAAAAGAAGAGGTATGTGAAATGTCACGAAAACCAATTATTGCAGGTAACTGGAAAATGAATAAAAACCCTCAAGAAGCGCAAGCTTTCGTTGAGGCTATTGCAGGCAAATTGCCAGCAGCTGATAAGGTAGAAGCAGCAATCGCAGCACCTGCCGTTGATTTAAATGCACTTCTTTGGTTCGCAAAAGATTCTGACCTAAAAGTTGCAGCTCAAAACTGCTACTTTGAAGATGCAGGTGCCTTCACTGGTGAAACATCTCCTAAAGTTCTCGCTGAGATGGGCGTAAACTACGTTGTTATCGGTCACTCTGAGCGTCGTGATTACTTCCATGAAACAGATGAAGATATCAATAAAAAAGCTCACGCCATCTTCCGCAATGGTTTGACTCCAATCATCTGTTGTGGTGAGTCGCTTGAAACTTACGAAGCAGGGAAAGCAGTAGATTTCGTTGCTGTGCAAGTTTCAGCTGCTTTGAAAGGTTTGACAGCAGAACAAGTAGCTTCGCTGGTTATCGCTTATGAGCCAATCTGGGCTATCGGTACGGGTAAATCAGCTACAAAAGATGACGCACAAAAAATGTGTAAAGCGGTTCGTGATGTTGTTGCAGCAGACTTCGGTCAAGAAGTGGCTGACAAGGTTCGTGTACAATACGGTGGTTCTGTAAATCCATCAAACGTCGCAGAATACATGGCTTGCCCAGACGTTGACGGAGCCCTCGTAGGTGGAGCATCGCTTGAAGCGGAAAGCTTCTTGGCTTTGCTTGCCTTCTAAATATCTAGGGATTAGATAAGATGGATAAAAAACTTCTAACTGTATAGCTAGGAGTTTTTTATTCTAATTGGAGAGATTATGACAAAGAAATCATTTTTAATCTTGCTAGCTCTAGCAACGCTCACAATTGGGGGGCAGGCTATTGCGGCGGATACGATTACTGCCAATACCGCAACCGTCACCTCTCAGCTTCATTCAAACCGTACAGCTACCATTGAGGTGGCAAAGCAGGCTGAAGGGGTCAAGGTGGTTGCAAGTGGCTTAGAAGGTGATGTTCATCAGGTTTATGCAACTGTCTGGACTAAGTCTGATAGAAGCGATGCAAGTGTATTTTCCTTTTTTGCAGAAGGGCAAGGGAGCTACGCTTCAGTATTAGACCGTCTGGGTTACACCACAGAGGCAACGGATTTTCATATTGAATTGGTTGCAGAAATGGTAGATGGAAGTCGTCATACTTTTACAACCTACCAATTTAATTGGCTAGTGGAGTCAACGACAACACTAGCGACAACTTCTGTTGTTGATTCATCGACGAGTGCAAGCACCGAAACAAGTACAAGCACTGTAACCGTTCCGAGCAGTAGCACAACTCTTTCTGAACCAACAAGCGAAAAGCTGGAGTCGGATACTCCAATTCCCTTAGCTGGTCAGTTGAAAGTGCTCAGTCAAAACCATCAAGTCGGAACGTTTGAGCTTGTTGTAACGGATGTTTCCAGTCCAAAAACACTCAGCTCAGTAGTTATTCCTGTCTGGTCTGACGTAGGTGGTCAAGACGATCTGGTCTGGTATACTGCAGCGAAGCAGGCAGATGGCAGCTACAAGGTGACAGTTGATAAGGCCAAGCACAAGAATAGTACAGGGCTTTACCATGCCCATCTCTATTATCGTTATGCAGATGGGAGCCAGCAGTTTGTAGCAGGAGCTAAACCAGTCTTGGAAGAGCCAAAGTTGGGTGGTCATATTGCTGTTCAAAACCAGAACAATCAAACCGGGATGTTTGAATTGCGTATCACAGACGTTTCTAGCCCACACTCTCTTAAGACAAT from Streptococcus oriscaviae includes the following:
- a CDS encoding RICIN domain-containing protein; this translates as MFKRKRKRFKRKARQKAKLARFAVAGLASVTIGAVGMCDSVSIYADTESVTALPVVTTADISQPVTEEVTANTSVTSEEAPASTTLSNEPVTTPTSTESSEESEVQLTTETSSVQTIGESTTTTTVGTTLSTTGDKGVEEPRVKDVSETTTAEQAESAEKTKTKDSKELVKEPKTTQTDKNGLKELLVTTEEKDGTVLIPESDSTTLLSAGTPSIGLRGDYRYSGCVQWVKDRSRTLLGIVLPNTGYNKYGLPGASAYWTVLPRYGYQTGSEPAKNAVAVWEHNPVAVYGSNNYGHVAFVEDVNGDHVTISQGGVPGNWGGHLGVSNKGYSKSQVAGIAGKFLGYVYLREKPAPPPPPAVNRYNGEQLAAQVGRSVSDGDYHIVSTADQNLGVDVQGANPANGTNVWLWDSVTSPHQIITVKHLGGGSYTLVHKATGNSMDATSAEPGANVNAYALHGAVNQQWILKPNGDSFEIVNRHSGLVLDIAGGKIAQGTNIQLWEANNSIAQKFKFVSVDTDAKRTIADGTYHIISKFNEQMGLNEAGGGTENYSNAQINSNLLDSKQKFDVKYLGNGYYTIISKTTGRQLDAFGNSSHNGSNVVFHNANNSEAQQWIIKDAGGGFFEIISKKKNMALDTDGSAGVAKEGGNVQLYIRHKGPNQLWRFAPEPQSIKLSATEETMLVGSKRKVTATVSPSNASSLAVSWKSTNPSIVTVNNGELTAVSAGQADIIVTTLAGDKIAVLRVTVNKKITPGWRTDAKGSRYQYADGRYHTNGIKQIDGKWYFFNASGYMSTGWQKVENTHYYFKSSGAMAANEWIDHTYYVDISGKWIPSKKLATPGWKKDSKGYWYQYADATYHKNGMKQIGGKWYYFNSAGYMSTGWQKVEGRHYYFKSSGAMAANEWIDHTYYVDISGKWIPSKKLASPGWKKDAKGYWYQHADATYPKNAWRLIDKKWYYFDGSGYMVTGWRNIKNKWYYFYPSGHMARNTYINKYYVNNEGVWIVAK
- the tpiA gene encoding triose-phosphate isomerase; amino-acid sequence: MSRKPIIAGNWKMNKNPQEAQAFVEAIAGKLPAADKVEAAIAAPAVDLNALLWFAKDSDLKVAAQNCYFEDAGAFTGETSPKVLAEMGVNYVVIGHSERRDYFHETDEDINKKAHAIFRNGLTPIICCGESLETYEAGKAVDFVAVQVSAALKGLTAEQVASLVIAYEPIWAIGTGKSATKDDAQKMCKAVRDVVAADFGQEVADKVRVQYGGSVNPSNVAEYMACPDVDGALVGGASLEAESFLALLAF